Proteins encoded together in one Megalops cyprinoides isolate fMegCyp1 chromosome 20, fMegCyp1.pri, whole genome shotgun sequence window:
- the LOC118795876 gene encoding immediate early response gene 5 protein-like, with protein sequence MEYKMDAHRIMSISLGKIYNSRVQRGGIKLHKNLLVSLVLRSAREVCFSGYCGDVSPSAPHFGETEREELTKESDQDELVVSEPSEDCGELPPYSGSRQDEYPRGETTARAQQSAGKDASDSDYSCRATRSMDKEDPSTSTDSPVSTYDLLTANQASPKSMVADAPLSVTVVDGCRGECQEAGDSSCGTDVVECHVQVPESYRSASDCKLKRKRNAEDSPRVDSPQKKNKQSSPPTPVNEGDNDEEDEMDTSNVSSLINIFGAGFSGLLSKKSTETESEADESDSGSGQVCGDLALSNLNPWTTAIEAF encoded by the coding sequence ATGGAATATAAAATGGATGCACATCGGATAATGAGCATATCCCTGGGGAAGATTTACAATTCCAGGGTGCAGCGAGGCGGAATCAAACTGCACAAAAATCTACTGGTATCTCTGGTTCTACGGAGCGCCCGGGAGGTTTGCTTCAGTGGCTACTGCGGCGACGTCTCTCCGAGCGCCCCGCACTTCGGAGAGACGGAGCGGGAAGAGCTGACAAAAGAGTCGGACCAGGACGAACTGGTCGTATCTGAGCCCTCAGAAGACTGCGGTGAGTTACCCCCATATTCAGGCAGCCGCCAAGACGAATACCCAAGAGGGGAAACGACGGCCCGGGCGCAACAGAGCGCCGGGAAAGATGCATCAGATTCGGATTATAGCTGCAGAGCGACTCGGAGTATGGACAAGGAGGATCCATCCACTTCCACGGACTCTCCAGTTTCCACGTACGATCTGCTAACTGCTAACCAGGCTTCACCGAAAAGTATGGTGGCAGACGCGCCTCTTAGCGTAACTGTTGTAGATGGGTGTCGGGGAGAGTGCCAGGAGGCGGGCGACAGCAGCTGTGGGACGGACGTTGTCGAGTGCCATGTCCAAGTGCCCGAATCGTACCGCTCGGCATCTGAttgcaaattaaaaagaaaaagaaacgcGGAAGATTCGCCACGCGTGGATTCcccacagaagaaaaacaaacagagctcaCCCCCGACCCCGGTTAACGAGGGGGACAATGACGAGGAAGACGAAATGGACACAAGCAACGTGTCCAGCCTCATCAATATATTTGGTGCGGGGTTTTCAGGACTATTGAGTAAGAAGAGCACTGAAACGGAGTCAGAAGCGGACGAATCTGACTCAGGTTC